Proteins from one Impatiens glandulifera chromosome 2, dImpGla2.1, whole genome shotgun sequence genomic window:
- the LOC124923869 gene encoding early nodulin-93-like, protein MKAAWEIKRNFPLIASPYEEQKISNAKKCTQEGVRAGAKSASIACVTSAIPTLVACRKIPWAKANLNYTAQALIISAATIAAYFIAADKAILECARRNTHYEKSG, encoded by the exons ATGAAGGCGGCTTGGGAAATCAAGAGGAATTTTCCGTTGATTGCCTCTCCCTATGAAGAACAGAAGATTTCCAATGCCAAAAAGTGCACCCAAG AAGGAGTTCGGGCTGGAGCCAAATCAGCTTCCATTGCGTGTGTTACCAGCGCCATTCCCACT TTGGTGGCTTGTCGTAAAATCCCATGGGCGAAGGCGAATCTCAACTATACAGCCCAGGCACTAATCATATCTGCTG CTACAATTGCTGCTTACTTCATTGCAGCCGACAAAGCTATCTTGGAGTGTGCTAGGAGGAATACTCATTATGAAAAATCGGGATGA